In Ciconia boyciana chromosome 1, ASM3463844v1, whole genome shotgun sequence, the genomic stretch TTTCACTTTGCACTTCATGGGGTCATTCCCCACAAAGTCATCCTCGTGTGAAGTCTCCGTAGTAGTGCCTTGGCTGATGGCAGTGAGGCCTAGGTAACCAAAGCCTAGCACAGGGTGTGTTTCAGGCCAAGACCATTTCTACACgcagagctgcagcactgacaTGAATCCTCCTCCATCACAGGAAGCACAGAACTGAACTGCACCTATTTTTCCTTAAGCAGTAACCTGGTGCTTTTCTGTTGCCAGTACTTTGTAGCGTGACACAGCTTGATCAGAGAGCAAACAGACCTGACTGTCAGCTGACCCCTAACCACTACTGTGAACTTGGCCAGCCAGAGAACAGTTTCTAGCTAACTGTGCCGGGAAAGTTTggatgggaggaggagagggaagagctATTTATGCAAATCATATTTGCTAACAGTCCAGATCACAGCATCACATATGGACAATCTAAAACCTGGGTTCTTTTTCAAGGGACTGCCTAGTTCGCAGCACTGGCCAGCTCACAAAGCACAATGCTTTGATTCTGGTGGCAAAAGGCAATACCAAATTTATGAGTCTCTATCTTCTTATCATGTAAACATTTTCCAAGCTGGTTAACTGTAGTGTTTAAGGATGTATTGTGCAAATCTGTCTGGGCCTTTTCACTTAATccagcacttaaaaaaacccaaaatacaagaaaaaggcAGACTGTATTTTACATAAGCTAAAGCTGACATgattaaaatgaatgtttcttATCACTATTTAACCTTAACCTGCAGCATAGTACAGATAGGGTAATGCCATTAAGGTACAGTATGTCTTGTCTTAGCAACAGCATAAGGCAGGAATCTGGAATTGCTTCCCCCTCACAACAAGATAGGCAAAGTTCTCTCCAAAAGCATTTGGCAGTACAGGGAGCACTTAGGTAATGCCAGGAAGAAGACAGTTTACTATTATCCATTGTACTGGataatttttaaatcctgtATATGCATTGAAAGTTTCCAATAAACCCAGATCTGAAATGAGCACAACTGAGTTGTCAGCGCAAATGTGTTAGAAGCCAAGTGAATGGCACTGGACAGAAGTCCAGGGTCAGGGACCCAGACCAGCACTAAGCATTGCAGATGAAGTGGTATAGGACAGATCAGGtgcccaggcacagcagcaggctccaGAGCTTTAGCACCGGGAGTTTGTCCATGCGGAGAGCTCACAGGGATGTGGTCAGAGAGCCTCCCTGCCCACACAAGCCAGGCTGTCGAGCAGACTATTGGTGCAGGTCTGAAAGACAACTGTCACTCCCAGGTTACCTCCCACAGCCATCCTCTACAACACATGAAACTTTACCATCTCCCAAAGGCTGATTACAGATCTGACCACCAGCAGGTCAGATGAGCACATTAGCCAAGCGCAGGGAGCTGAAGGTGCCTGCATGGAGTGTGGGCGAGTATAGACCATCTGGCTGCATTAAAGGCAGATTGTGAGAGGAAGCGACAAGCTGAGAGAGAGATGAATAACTCATCTTGCGGGGAAGAACGGGCACTGCAGAAGGGTAGCATCTTTCACAGAGGACTGAACCAAAGAGGCacggaggagcagagctggggcctGAGCTACCAGACCAATGCCCcagtgcagccagcagccaTGCTTGGTGCTAAGAGCCGCAAGCTgtggcagcacagcagcagcaatgcacTTTCTCTTAGTCTACTCTCTCCTGTTGGAAGCCGCTCCCATGTAGTGCCTAACGAGCTCCTGGACCGTCTCCGAACCAGCCCTTATGCTCCCAGGTTACTAGCAGCCTCTTCCTAAGCCAACTTCCTCCTTACCGGAGCTTGGCAATGAACACAGCAGCAAAAGTCTCCAACCCACCCTCCATCTGGATTCAGGGCATAAGAAGGATAGTGAGCCAGAGGATGAAAAGCAAGGACACAAGGGCTTTCTCCACTAGAGAGAAGGTAGCATTACAGGCAGGTGGAGATGGGACGCACCACAGCCGTaaggggaggagcaggagcatgGAGCAGTAGAAAGAGCCTACATGCAGCCCGGTCTTGACCCTAGCAACAGGCTGAGCAAGGCTTGAATCTACATCTCTCACACACTGAAAGGGTGCACCAAACCACTGGCTACTCAGGGGTGCATCCAGTTTATTGAACTGCAGATTCTTCCCCCAGCAATGCCACACTTGCACATTTTGTCCTCAAGATCCACAGCTCCCACTCACCTCAGTGCCCACTCACCATCCATGaaaataatgctgcttttgTGGAACACAGCTTCCCCCACTCAGAACATGAAGTAGTCAGCACTTTTGAAAACTGGCCTTTGTCTCCAATACTCTTACCTTCTAGAGTTTTCTTCTATTCTTAGCAGCTTTGACAAAGATTCTCCTATTAAGATGCTCTTCTGCTGGACAGTTCAAGCAGTAAGAAGCCAAAAAGATGATCCAGAAGGAGCTGTACTTTGACACCCCTTTGCCCTTGCCTACCGCTAATTCCATGCTAGCACAGAGCTGAAGCCTCAGCTGCATCCAGCTAAGGGAAAGGCATGATGTTCAGGGATTCAGGCGCATTCATACTGAACCTGGTCAGAACCAAAGGGGAGATGGAGAAGCCCCCTTCCCCATTCAGTCCACACCTGTCTGAAACAACTCATACCTCCTTGGCAGAAGCAAGGCTGTGCCTGATGATGCTGTTGAGAGACCGACTGCACAGGACACCCCTAAAATCCCTGGCATGATGTTAGTGTTTTGCAAATTAAAGCTCCAGCAAACAGTTCCCAGCAGGAGGGTGATACACAAGAGAGCTTGTCAGAGCGAGGAAACAGCTTCAGCCTGCAGCTGTGCCAGAGcatccctcctgctccagcacttGGTTAAATGCAGATATCAATGCCTTAATGCTGGTCATCAGCCCACACTCTCACAGCTCAGGCACACTCCTGCCTGTCAGCTCCTTGCTTTTCTTAGCAAGAGAGGGAGGTGGCTGCACAGCCAGACTTTTTCTCCTgcacagggtggggggaggattTTCATTTTGGTACCACAGCAAACACAGAACCCTGAAATGATCACAAACTCCCCTTCTCCCCAACCCCATCCCAGCTGACACCTGCCCTCAAGAGTTCTTACATGCTTTCCCAAAAACCTTGACCACAGAAATATCTTCTTCTCAGTAAATCTGTACCCCAGTCTCTTCAAAGTCTCGCAGGCCCAGCTCAAACTGGATTTGAAACAGTGCCTGaagtattaaattatttcctctgctccccccaggcAGACAAGACTGTAGCTGGGGCAGTAGTTAGCCTGGGAAGGGTCTATGAACCACTGCGGTCTGATCCACACCTCAGATCTTTGCAGACCTGTTATGTGTTACGGACACCAGCCACAGTAGCGCACCTTGGCCTTTCCCCAGCACATGAGCTGCCACTCCAGACGTACTCCTGCGGTGTGGGGACAACATGGCAAGccacaaggggaaaaaaatacctgggGAGAGACTGTAGTCTCATGTGCCCCCATCATCGGCACTGGAGTTAATGAAACTGGTGGTTGCTGGGGTGTCAGAAGTCTGACACCCTTCTGCACACACCACTCTCACTGAACTACAAACCTGGTTCACTGCTAGTGCAAGGTCCTTATTGTCAGTGAGTGCAAAGtgattttcaaagagaaatagcTGAACAGCAGACAGAAGCGCCATCTAGGCAAATCaaagcagagccctgggaaCAATCAAAGGCACCTGTGATTCTACTCATTAAAAGTCATCTTGCCTTTCAGCAGATGTCCCAAGATACTGACAGGATCAAAGGCTACATCTCTTCCCACTATCTGCACAGAGAATATCCGCATCATTTCCAAACATGGCTTAGAAGAGGGTTTAAAGGAAGAGATTGTTCCTTTTTGGGGTTCTGGATGTATTGTGTGGGCAGGtgtaggaaggaaaacaagacacTGGACAAAAAGGCTAGGAACCTAATCAGATACAAACACTCAGTATCTGACAATGAATTGCTCTCGGGATGCAAGATCCTGGTTCAAAGCCTCACCACAGGGGAATATCCCTAGTTTCCAGGGTGGTGAGAACTGCCAAGCAGGTGTCTCTTTCATCCCAACACCAACAAACCCAAAGGTCAACTTTTGCAGAACTGGAAGAACACTTGTTTCCTAGCTTCTCCTTAGCCTGTTACTCCCTTATGCCCAAATCCAGCTCACAGCTAAATAGCCATGAGATGATGGCAGCTTTTGGTCATTTGAACTGGCTGAGTGTGTTGGCATAAATCAACAGGCCACTCCACAGATAATTTCTAATCATTTATTTTGATTCATAATTGCATCCATTTGGAAACACTGAATACAATGCAAAATGGGAcacaaccacacacacacacaccactcCTTTCAACAAAGCTCACGAATATGTTTCACAGTTTCTTCCTAAAGCttagggtggaaaaaaaaaccctaaaaaccaaaacaccccacTCTCCAAGGTAGACAGTTCTTCCAGAGCCCGTCATTCTTCACATTATCATTAGAGGAGTTCCATAAAGACAAGATCTTGGGAGGCTGAATTCCCACATTTCAGAAAGCCCCTCACCTGTCTGCAGAAAGACTTTCACTGTACAAACACCCTGATAGTGGAAGAAAATCCTAGGAAACTGCAGAGTTCTTCACTGAAAGCAATACAGGAAAACACATCCATAATCACACACGCTTCCTGCCCTAATGAGGCAATATACATTCatatagaaggaaaaaaccaagcaCATTATTAAGACATTAGGCAGTGAGGCAGTATCCATTTTATCTTCAGAAGACATTTTACAGCAAATGATTTCATTAAGACACTTGAAAGCAACctactttgaagaaaaaaaagcaccatcATAGCATGAAGGCTGAAATGTGATTAGGAGTCACAAGCAGCGCCAACTCAGGCTCACCAGTGACTTTTGTCATTTGAGGACAAGTTAAATGGAGAAACAGTCGATGTGGGGACCTGTGACTTGCCTACAAAAAAGCACGATGTAAGAAGACACAGTTAAAGAGTGCCAAGCCACCATTTACAGGGTGTATCTAATAGTGCACAGTTCTTAGCATAGTCACCAAACAGTAGGGTGCTGGCATTTGGACACGGAGGGTTTAACactacaacagcagcaacatcaGAACCCTGGCCCCTTAAGAGTTGCCCTGGTCTGCAGAAGTCCACACTATTTGTGAAACAACAAATGCCTCTTAAAAGGTCATGGTTAAAGCAGGATAAACTAATTTCCAAGTCTGGACAGAGAAACATCAAGGCCAGCTATTAACAAAACCCTTCCCTGCTTCTGAACAGCTCTGGGTCCGCTCTTCTTACACAGGGAAAACTTTTCAAGGGCCAGCAGGGTACTGTTTTCTGCACTGCCAGGTACGTGCATACAGTTTTACAGGTGAGACACTGGTCCTTGCCTCAAGGGCACACACACCTGACCCACAGGTCACCTGTTAAATGCAgcctgctcccactgctccaaCACCCAGGTAGCATGGATCTAGGTAGCTACTAACACAGCATACCTGAGGACTGACTCTTATGCCTAGGTTTTAACATTTTACTACCAGTGGAGCCAAAAACAAACTCAGCaagaaaatactcagaaaagaaattgtcCTTTAGTGCACAAGAGATCACAACACTCTGCCCTTGCTATAAGTGCAAAAGGGAGCGTTATCCTTCAAGGGCTTCTTGCTAATTCTCAGGGCTATTAAAAGGAGAGCTCTAAAGTATGCATCTGAAGCTTGCAACTCTTCTGCCCTTTTAGATACCTTTTAGATATCCTGTTACTTTATGCTTCCCATCTCCCAAGGCATTCACAAGGTAAATCCTCTCAGGAAGAAGCTAGGATGGTAAACAAAAGCCATGTCCTTAAAGAAAGGGTCACCATTGCTGCGCAGATTACCGCCAAATGAACTTCCTGTTCACTGGGGAATCAGCACTGCATTCTCCtcctaaaaaaccccagccttGCAACCCTTTTAGTGTCCTGAACGTTCCAGTTCCCTCTGGAGTGAGTGCAAAAATAAAGTTCACTTTAGCACTATATTGGAGTAGGCTTGACCAAAGTATGGAATGGTTACATTAGTCCAAGGTCCTTTGTTCCTAATCTGCACCCAAAGTCCCTGGTGCCTGGGAGAACACCACTGAAAGAGTCTCAGTGTAAGCAGTTCAAATGAGATCTCCCATGCCAGAGCTCCCTAAGAGACAAGGGATAAGGCTACACTGACAGGCTGCAAAGTAGTAACCAATCTCTGCCTGTGGGAGAAAGTGAGCACAACAGGGTCAGGCACTGCCAGGGAAATGATCTGTGATCTGCTCCGATTTCTCCCAGCCAGGAGTAGCAGGACTCTGAGAAACCACTCATCTCAAACCTGTAAACGCTCCCAGAGCTCGTTCAGCTCATGGGCGCATGACTGATTTCTGTGCATGTAACTCACAGGGACAGAGAGGTTGGCTACCTCCACTGCAGGGGTTCGTTTAGCCCAGGAGGTCATTCTGCCTTAATCTACCCAAGCACCAGCAGGATGAGATGTGAGAAGATCACAAACCTGCTAGCCCACAGCAACCTTGTCTCCAGGGTTGCCAAGCTCCAGTTCATCTGAGCAGGCACCACCAAATATATATGTGCCACGGAAACATTTACAGACAACTCATGTGGAGGCAAGGTCTTTGTGTGAATTTAAACTCCCAGGGTCAGGCTCCAAGTTCCCGTCTGAGGTCATAGAGAAACAGTTAGGACAGTCCAGCTGGGTccctttttcttcactttaggGCCAGGGAAGCAGTCAGAAACCTCTTAGTATGTTCAGTTAGAGGCAGGAAGCAAGAGAGGTGTCCTCTTTAACTCCTTATAAAGGAGTGCTCACTGGATGAAAAGGGGTAAGAGGAAATAAGGGACACTCAGTAGGTCAGTAACTCTTTCTGCACAGCCACATTCCAAGTGCAGCTACTCCTCAATTATCTGCTGGTTACAGGAAGTGCCACTTGAAGAAACCAAACAGTGCAAAGAGGGACATGGTCTTCACCTTAAACTGGGACGTGTAATCAGGAACACACACACCAAATATGGCAGGGATCTCAAGGGACACCCCCAACCCTGCTACCTTTTGGCACCACGCACCATCCATCCGTTCTTCAGAGATAATGCATAGCAGCACACAGTGAATGTGCACTCAGCCAACAtcccccagctgcctgccatgCAAGTGGAGTCAGGGGTAGGTATGATCTGTACATGCTGCACACGCATCTAAAAACATCAGTAGCTAGGACAaggctcttccctctgcttctgcatCTTAGGCCCAACCCATAATTCTTGTGTCATAGTCACAGGCTTTTCCAGCCAGACCTTTCATACTACTGCAGGGCCAACAACATACACAAAGgctttcaaacaaaaagcaacaaaaaaaaccccacccacaaAACCCAGAAACCATCACCACCAAAACCTTGTGATTTCAGCTGAAGCTCAAGTCTGGGCAATAATACAGTTGCAGTCTGATGAGGAACAAGTAGCATTCTTGCAGAGCACCTTTAACACATTCACCTGCCAGTGCAGGTCATCTACTCCAAAAACAGACAGTTCCAACACATCCTCTCCCTACATACGCAGGGACTGAACTGTTCCTTGGCTTCCTGGCTTGAAAAAATAGATCTACAGTCAGGCTGCTCCACAGTGACTGGGTTGAAAGGAGACAGGATCGCTATGTTATTAGCAACACAGCCGACCAAGATGCTACCTACCAAAAATGCTGTTAGCAGAATTGTCTACTCTCCCACAGACTCCCTTCTCCCatagagggaggagaggaaggtaGTTTCCATAAAGCTACAGTAACACTGCACAgcactcttctttttccctcacaGTCCACTGTTACATGTTATTTCAAAACATCTCCTTCATACTTGGTGTATTTACCTGCTGTCTCATGTCACAATCCATAACCAGAGCAGAAACGCTTTGAGGGAGATGAGCCAAGCCTTCAAACCAACACAGACCCAGCTTGCAGAAAGAACGATGAGATCGAAGATGACAGTGTCTTCCCACCCAGTCGGACAGACGGGGATGGAATAACAACTTTAGCGGTCAAGAGGTGAAGGGATCTTGCAAAGCCCTACAGGAATGTTGCTCACAAAGGCACTTAATACAAGCATGTATACAGCTAGATGGAACAGAAgatgggagggggggggaatgcaccaaagaggagggagcaggTCAGTGACTGCCTAGACAGTCTCTTTCAGGCAAAGAGCCTGGCTTCTACAGAGGTCCATCTGTTACCTGTATCAAAAGTTCACCCTCCTGACATCTCTGAAGTGTCACACGTAGGTACAAGCCAAGGATTCCTTAACCTTTGCAGGAACTAGTGCACGCTCTCAAGTCCAGCAGCGGGTTCCTCTTGATGCCAGGGTTCACACCTAACAAAAACTCAAGTTCTCAAAACCTTGTGCTCTTCTTCctgctgagctgagctgcaCAAAGTTTCCCACAGTGGAAAAAGGCAGTAGGCTCCTTCTCTCCAGGTTTGTGCATATGGCTTACTGCTTTCTGCATCCTATTGCTGGCTGACAGCACGCAAAGAACCATTCTGCCTGGGAAAGCCTCTGATGTTGTCAGTGACGGGATAAGGCAGCCCATACACCGACTGCAAAGGAAGGGTGTGGGAGGAGGGAGTCCTAGTGGAAGGGGCCTTTCCCTTGCTAAAGAAAGTCAGTCAACGTCATCTGCAGAAAGAAGGGTGTCACACGATGTCTTCAGCAGAGCGCTGTGGAGGAGAAGACCCCAGGCTCAAGAAATGGCCCCAGTTGCATAGGAAACCCCTGTTATACTGGCCAGTGTCTATCACTAACCCACCCAGGAGCCTGCGCCCAGTGTTGTCCCGCAGAGCCAGCCGAGCTTCCCTCTCGGTCACGTTGTAGCTGATGTTCAACAGCTGAATAAGGAGGATGTATCCCATACCAGCTGTTACAATGGCACAGTACCACACACAGGTGAAcgacagagcagagctggcagcagggaaaaagatGGGAAGGAAGCTGTTTAGTTTTGAGGCAGCTGCTTTAGAGTGACTTTCCCTGGTAATCACTATCCTTTCAAATCCCTGTCTACATCTGCCACAGTAATCTCACTTTGCTGCTTTCATCAGATAATCTGTAAAGGCTTTCTCAAAATTAAAGCTTCAGAGCTTACTTAATGAGAGCTTTTAGCGCTACCAGAGCTACTCTTGCACATTGCTGTTGCGCTACCTAGCTCTTTACTCTGTTGTAAAGGTACTCAGTCCTTATTTAAGGACACAATGACACTCACGCTCAATAGATCATGAAATGGAGTACAGAAGAAGGTAGAGTCACTTGTGCTAGTGTACTCTGCCCATCAGTGGTAGCGTCAGCCTCTGAACTCATGTCCAGCATTTTTCACCACCCTCCCTGCCAGACAAGGCATATTAACGCTGTCTGTTCTAAGCAGATAACTCAGAGGGACAGTCACTAGATAAACAGTGAGGGATGAAAGGGAAAGACAGCACATGGATTCCAGAATGTCAGACCATTACCTGCATTTGGGGGCAAACATGTTTAAGGGTGTATCTATATAGGATGCAATAAATAAAGACTTCAAATCCCAGCTCCTCCAAcaactttttccaaataaattatgAGCTCTCTCTGAGTCTCAGGCTCCCCACCTTAGCAAAAGCAGTGATGCATCCCCTACTTTCCAGAGCTTTTTAGGGAGCACTTTTTGGTCAGGTTTGACAGCCAACAGCACTGGCCTAGAGCACAGAATAAGGAACAGGAGCTGAGCTGCCTGACCAAGCCCATTCCCaccccagctctctcccagACAGACATCTCACCTGTAGTCAGAATAGGCCCCGGGGCAGTAGAACAATGCCACAAACGGAGTTCGGCCCCTACAGACGGTGTGCAGGGTCAACGTAATCCCATACACAGAGGTGAGCATGAAGAAGGAGAGTGCAAGGATAAATGCTTGGTGGTTCTGCTCCCCTACACAGCTGTTAATCctccaaaaggaaagaagagattactttgcttaaaaagaaaagaaactggcttctctttcctccttcctcctccctcccccagctgtCAAAGAACATAATTTCCAAGGTGCTTCTATACAACACAGGCTAAGAACTTTGAAACACATTTGAAGAAGCTTTATAGCTTTTTAGAGAAAGGTTATAGCCACAAGTCAGTAGACCAGTAGGGTAATGGTGGTAGACCGTTTGCCTCAAACTTTTAGCAAGTGCAGTATCCTTCGCTGAGACACATCTATACCCTACTGCTCCTTGGTTCCAGCACTGCATGCACACAGGCAGCTTTGGGTTCCCTTGCCCCAGGAGAGCACTAATGCAAGTTAACTGCCAGATTGCTAGTGCTCCACAGAccaagtcttaaaaaaaacaaacaaaaaaaaccacccccaaaaacccacaaaccaacCCCAGATGAAACCAGTAGAAACCAAAGGCAATTCTGAAGTACACTGTAGAAGTTATCAGCTATCAGGTCAACCCACTTACAATAAACGAGAGTTGTTTAACTTGTTCTTTGAAATGGTAAATACAAACTTTGTTTTGGTGAATGCCACCAGGTCTTGCACATAAACAAAAGCAACCCCATTTGACAGGGACTGTAAAAAAAGCAGCTAACTTtaaaggggggggtgggggaggggggggagagaaagagcacGCACACAAGTGCACAGGTAGCCTCAGCAGTGCAAAACCTACCAGACACAGTGATGGTCCAGTCTCCTCACACATCTGCCACAAAGCCGGCAGTGCCCTGCTCGGGCTGGTCTGACCAGCTGGCATTTAGCACACCAGTCCTTTCTCACACCTTCTGGCTCTGCAGCTGACATCCTGGAATAGCCTTTGGCCTCCCCATTCACAGCACGGCCGCTGGCAGCTCCTGACGTGGTGACGCTATGGAGCCCGTTGGAGCTCCCTCTAACACTGTTGTTGGGCAAACCCCGGTGCGATGACTTCTCGTTGCTTGCTGGGATGGGAAGGTAGCCAGGGTCTTTCTTGGCTCGAGACAGGGCTGCGAGCATAAGAATTAACCCGCACGTCAGAGCGACCACTTGGGAATACCCCACGTGGCCTCGGGGAACCACCTCCTGGAGAAACACATAGTACATGTAGCCCAAGGAGAAGAGCCCCAGGCTCAAGAAGAAGAGAgtccgctccttcctcctgtgGGTGAGGTAGTAATACCACAGCACCACCACGGGCAGAGATGTCAAGATGACGAGCCCCAGCAGGAAGTGCAGAGCGGCGACGTGGAGGAAGACAGGCAGCAGGACGAGAGGCGGCACGAGGCTGACGTTGACCTTCACGGCCCCTGCGAACCAAGGGACCCGCACCCGGTCCGCCACGGTGTCGGCAATTCTTTCCAGAGCTCCCGGGGGCAGGGATCTGCACGTCAGCCACCTGTTCGGAGGGAAGCACAGACACCGGCTAGCAGACGGGCAGCCGCGCACCCGAGGCCCTTCCCCTGCCTCGTCCCGCTCCCGCAGCCTGCCCCGAAgcgcccagcccagccgccGACCCGGGGCGGCCTCCGCCcgcctcccccttccctctctcccctcaaGTTTCCCGAGAAGCGGCGCGCAGCTCCCCGCCCCTCAGGGCGGCAGCCCCGCGGGGGGTGCCGGCTGCCCACGGGGCTTCCCACGGGGCGAGGGGACACCCAGAGCCCCCGCGGGCCGCCGCCGGGAGGGGGTCTCGCAGCTGGACCCCTGGCCGGACGGCGCCCAGGGAggcgggggcccggcggggctggggtggcGGAGCCGTTACCTCTCGCAGCCCTCGTCCAGGTCCTCGCAGTCGCAGCAGCACGCCGCCAGGTGGTTCCTCTCGCCCCTCCGGTCCACGTActcgcagcagcagaggggctCCTCCATggccggccgcccgccccgccgcgccctgCCCCGCGACCCTCCCTCAGCCGCCGCCGGGCCAGGGAGGCGGCTCGCACGGCAGCGCCGCCGCGCcagccgccccgccccccgcccagCCGCAGGTGCCTCGCGCCCGCCACCGCCTCCTCCacggcggccccgcccccttcGGCGGAGCCCGGCCGCCATTGGCCGCCCGCGCCCCGAGCGTCTCCCGACGGCGGAGGTGTGCggaggggggcgagggggggaggccccccgccccgggcccaTCCACCTGACGGCGGAATGGCCCAATGCCTGcccgggaggggcggggctggCCGTGACGCCGTGGCACCTGGCTTAAAGGGCCAGCGCAACAGGTGGCGGCCGCGGGAGGCGACGGCGGGGGGGCCGCAGCGCGGGGTCCCGCCGCCACCAGCTCCCGTGGCCGGGGAGAGGCCCCgacccagccctgcctcccccttcGCAGACGGGGGAAACAAGGCTGTGATCAGCCTTGCTGCTCCCCGGGTCAGACACGCATGGCTGGGGAAGTGTCCCATCCGGCAGAACAGAGACGTGCCCCGTGGAGGGCGTCACCCAGGAACGCCAGCACCCACACACGCACCCCCTAACCTACCCTGCCCTGCGGACAGAGGGGCTGGGCTGTTTGCACCACTGCACGACAGACGAAGCAGCACGCCAGCTGGCAGTGCCCTACAACCACGGTCGGAGCCCGTAGGGATAGTGGCCGTTCCCttgctttcaatttttattttcatcttccttctctcaACTCACTTAGAAAACGCTTGaggccagaaaaagaaaaggtgtttcATCGTCAGTGGGCACACCATGCTAAAGAGCTGAAGAGCAGCCCTTGATGGAGGGAAAATACCGAGGGACAAAATTTATCTGGCAGAGCTAGAAACATATGGCAGAAGGCAGCCTGCCAAAGCTCGCAGTATGCAAGAGATTTAGCAAAGAGGTATCAAGCATTTTCCCGTTTAGttaattaatcttaaaaatattcatcCTTAAAGATAGTGACTTGTTTTACAAGGTCCCCATGGCTAAAAAAAGCATACAAAGATCCTGTGCCTGTGAAACCACTACCTgctctttttctccaaaacactCTTCACTGATGGTCATTTCTTAAGTTGACATAAAAAGCTGCTATTTCATTAAAGACAagcccagctctctgctgaGGGTGCTCTCCCCTCTGAAATTTGCGGATCCATTAACCAGCAGTACAACTGCCCTCACTCACTCACCACGGGATTTGAGAGCTCTGCACCGTTCATAAGTGCGACTCTCCAGGATAcggggctggcaggagagaCAGATGGCCAGGTTACGGGAATGCAGAACCCAACTTACTTCTTCCAGAAACCTTTATTCTGTGCAGCTTTTAAGCCAAATAGTAAAGAGTCCGAAGGTGACAGTTACAATCCCTAACCCGCAAGTCCTCACACACACATCTCTTCTTCCAATGTCTTGAACAGAAAGCTGATGTGGGTATTAACTCTCAGTCTTGCCGCTCTGTGTCCTATTCAAGTGGTCAAAGCTTCTTTGGAGCATGGAAAGGGAGATCTTTAGCTGTGAAGATACAACCATCATACCCCCCCCAATTACTTAAGTTAGTCTCCTGCATGGGTGAGTGATATCAGGAAAACAAtgtctccctcctccttttcttttaaagatttcatgcaatttcctcctccctctttctATAAAGAGTTGCCTTACTGTGCTCTCCTAACAGCTA encodes the following:
- the ZDHHC23 gene encoding palmitoyltransferase ZDHHC23 isoform X4: MEEPLCCCEYVDRRGERNHLAACCCDCEDLDEGCERWLTCRSLPPGALERIADTVADRVRVPWFAGAVKVNVSLVPPLVLLPVFLHVAALHFLLGLVILTSLPVVVLWYYYLTHRRKERTLFFLSLGLFSLGYMYYVFLQEVVPRGHVGYSQVVALTCGLILMLAALSRAKKDPGYLPIPASNEKSSHRGLPNNSVRGSSNGLHSVTTSGAASGRAVNGEAKGYSRMSAAEPEGVRKDWCAKCQLVRPARAGHCRLCGRCVRRLDHHCVWINSCVGEQNHQAFILALSFFMLTSVYGITLTLHTVCRGRTPFVALFYCPGAYSDYSSALSFTCVWYCAIVTAGMGYILLIQLLNISYNVTEREARLALRDNTGRRLLALC
- the ZDHHC23 gene encoding palmitoyltransferase ZDHHC23 isoform X1; this translates as MEEPLCCCEYVDRRGERNHLAACCCDCEDLDEGCERWLTCRSLPPGALERIADTVADRVRVPWFAGAVKVNVSLVPPLVLLPVFLHVAALHFLLGLVILTSLPVVVLWYYYLTHRRKERTLFFLSLGLFSLGYMYYVFLQEVVPRGHVGYSQVVALTCGLILMLAALSRAKKDPGYLPIPASNEKSSHRGLPNNSVRGSSNGLHSVTTSGAASGRAVNGEAKGYSRMSAAEPEGVRKDWCAKCQLVRPARAGHCRLCGRCVRRLDHHCVWINSCVGEQNHQAFILALSFFMLTSVYGITLTLHTVCRGRTPFVALFYCPGAYSDYSSALSFTCVWYCAIVTAGMGYILLIQLLNISYNVTEREARLALRDNTGRRLLGGLVIDTGQYNRGFLCNWGHFLSLGSSPPQRSAEDIV
- the ZDHHC23 gene encoding palmitoyltransferase ZDHHC23 isoform X10; its protein translation is MEEPLCCCEYVDRRGERNHLAACCCDCEDLDEGCERWLTCRSLPPGALERIADTVADRVRVPWFAGAVKVNVSLVPPLVLLPVFLHVAALHFLLGLVILTSLPVVVLWYYYLTHRRKERTLFFLSLGLFSLGYMYYVFLQEVVPRGHVGYSQVVALTCGLILMLAALSRAKKDPGYLPIPASNEKSSHRGLPNNSVRGSSNGLHSVTTSGAASGRAVNGEAKGYSRMSAAEPEGVRKDWCAKCQLVRPARAGHCRLCGRCVRRLDHHCVWINSCVGEQNHQAFILALSFFMLTSVYGITLTLHTVCRGRTPFVALFYCPGAYSDYRCEPWHQEEPAAGLESVH
- the ZDHHC23 gene encoding palmitoyltransferase ZDHHC23 isoform X11, encoding MEEPLCCCEYVDRRGERNHLAACCCDCEDLDEGCERWLTCRSLPPGALERIADTVADRVRVPWFAGAVKVNVSLVPPLVLLPVFLHVAALHFLLGLVILTSLPVVVLWYYYLTHRRKERTLFFLSLGLFSLGYMYYVFLQEVVPRGHVGYSQVVALTCGLILMLAALSRAKKDPGYLPIPASNEKSSHRGLPNNSVRGSSNGLHSVTTSGAASGRAVNGEAKGYSRMSAAEPEGVRKDWCAKCQLVRPARAGHCRLCGRCVRRLDHHCVWINSCVGEQNHQAFILALSFFMLTSVYGITLTLHTVCRGRTPFVALFYCPGAYSDYSALLKTSCDTLLSADDVD
- the ZDHHC23 gene encoding palmitoyltransferase ZDHHC23 isoform X9, yielding MEEPLCCCEYVDRRGERNHLAACCCDCEDLDEGCERWLTCRSLPPGALERIADTVADRVRVPWFAGAVKVNVSLVPPLVLLPVFLHVAALHFLLGLVILTSLPVVVLWYYYLTHRRKERTLFFLSLGLFSLGYMYYVFLQEVVPRGHVGYSQVVALTCGLILMLAALSRAKKDPGYLPIPASNEKSSHRGLPNNSVRGSSNGLHSVTTSGAASGRAVNGEAKGYSRMSAAEPEGVRKDWCAKCQLVRPARAGHCRLCGRCVRRLDHHCVWINSCVGEQNHQAFILALSFFMLTSVYGITLTLHTVCRGRTPFVALFYCPGAYSDYSPTARREKSSPPVLFLLSPLS